GGACCCCAAGTTCCAGAATGACTTGGTCTCCAAGAATGGCATTGATGTGTACCCTTACCCAAGCCCCCTCCATGCAGTGGCTTTACAGAGTCCCCTTTTCTCCCTAATGGGGACATCCACAGAAGCAGACCTCCAGGCTTCCCCCAGCAAACCCATGCCTAGTGTGACAGGTCCCACCTTGATTAGGACTAGGCCAACCACTGAAGCCAAGCCAGGGGGTTACATCAATAAATTACTGCAGCTGACAAGATGCAAAGGGAACAATCGAGCTGATGCCAGTGAGCGGGTTTCAACAAAAAGCCAGCCAGCCACAATGCACCAGAGACTCATTATAACCCCCAGTGCTGGTGGAGTGAAAATTAACAGCAGCAGTAGCCAGCtggaaaaacaagcaagttCTCTGGAAAGTAACAAAGCTGaaggaaagctgcagagagaaCTGCCGGAGGGGGAATGTGCCAAGCTGCAGGAGGCCATGCACTGTGTGAATGAAGAGCAGCCGTCCGGTTCCCCTGACGCAGAACCGTCAGCTGTGAATAGTTGTTATCCTGCCAAGTCTACTGCAAGGGGCTCTCCCCTGGCAGAAGCAAGGGAGAGCAGTTTGGAGCACAGTTCATCTTGTTCACAGCTGTGCCAGGAGGACTCCAGCCTTTGTACCTGGAGTGCTAAAGACATCCCACCTAAAAAGTTGTCCCTCAAGAAGTGTGGCAGTGCCAAATTGGCTAATGCTGGAGGTCAGGAGCGAGCAGCACGGGGTGAGTTTGTCCACGCTCAGTTTGTCCCTGCAGAATCCCATCAAGTCCGAGTCAAGTTTGCCAGCTCCAAAACAAAGGCAGTGAAGATAAAGAGGAGAAACAGTGAAAAGGTACTACGTCCTGGGAAGCAGGCCTTTTATTTGGAAAAGGTGAGAGGGACTCATGGCGCTACCAAGCTGCCTGCTGAATGGAATCAGTCCCACAGACCACACGGAGCGAAGAGCCTTGCCCGGAGACCTTCATACTCTGGTGATGTGACTGGCAGGTCGTGCTCAGAGTCTAGCCTGTTCCCTGTGCAGGTCAGGCTTCCCACTGTGCCATCCAGGCCAGAGCTCTACAGAGCTTCTGCCAATGCACTCTATTCCCTTGAAGCAACTTGTGAAGACACAGCCAACAAGAAGAAGCAGCGCAAGTGGCAGTCCACAGTGGAGATATCTGCCAAGACCCATGGGGCCAGCCTCTCTGGTAGCTTTGGTGTAGGGGCACCAAGGCAGCCGGCAAGGAGAGCCGGTGTCTTGCGCACTGTCAGTATGAGGGCTCGCCCCAAGAGTCATCACCATGGAGCTTATGCCAAAAGTGAATCAGACCATTCTGAGTACTCAGCAGAGTGTGCTTCCCTCTTCCACTCCACCATCGCAGAGACAAGTGAAGGAGAGGTCAGTGATTTCACAGCTAATCGTTTTGGGGACAGTGAGTCCAGTGAAAGTGATTCAGATGACAGCAGTAACAGTAGCAGCCTTGCGCTTGACTATGATGAGGGGGATGAAAGTGAGCTGATTTGGCCTGAAGGATCGGTCAGACAATTGGTCCAGGCCTCTTCCAAGCCTCTTCCCCCAGTGCCCAAAATCTGCCGCATCAAAGCTTCAAAGGCACTGAAGAAGAAGATTAGGAGATTCCAACCTGCCTCTCTGAAGGTTATGACCATGGTTTAAAGGAGAGCAAGCATCTGTTTCTTGCTTTGAGACATCCTGCTGGCTCTCATTTGCAAAACAAGAGAACTGATGTGCAAAGAAAAGGACTTGCTTAACGAACTTTGAACAACCTCTGAGTCGGCACAAGGGacctttttgtttgttaatgCCTGGACATAAATGTCACTGTATCTAATTGTTTCCTCTTTTGCCATTTATTCTGTAAATACGTATCCGTATATATTGTGATGCCTTTTTTNNNNNNNNNNNNNNNNNNNNNNNNNNNNNNNNNNNNNNNNNNNNNNNNNNNNNNNNNNNNNNNNNNNNNNNNNNNNNNNNNNNNNNNNNNNNNNNNNNNNTGTAACTATGCAGAAGGGTCGTcgtgataaaaataaaatgtcagcaAGAGACAACATGTCCAAACAACCTGTGCCATAAGATTTTGCAGGGAGGATCTTGTCCATAtgcacaaacacagaaatagcCTCAGATACAAAGGCCTACTAAGAGGCTCTTTCCAATTGGATATTTGGGAATGTCCCTCCGTCTTGTGAATAATTGAATAATTCTTTCTAGACTAAAACAGCATTTATCACCTTTCACACTGCTGATATGGAAAAGCTCTCAGTGCTCTCTATAGTTCTACTTTCTTTCAGGACAACTATTCATGTACCATCTCCAAAACTTTAGGAGAATTCCTTTGTCCTTCAGTATAAACGTACTATGGTTATTGCTAAAGGCAGTTTGTTTGCAAATGAGAGTAAGACTTTTCTGTTTTCGAAACTGAGAGtacagggttgttttttttcagttccacCTCTTAATAATGTTCTATGTTATTGTTCATATATTGAACGAGTGAAAGAGTATGAGAGCTTGGTATAACAGTGTGTGGGTAACTGGGACTGAGATTATAGCTTTGTCCCTGAAATTACAGActcaataaaaattatttaatgtatttctgaaaactgtgCTTGTCTGTCTTTCACATCTAAAGTAAAAGGTTCTGGGAAAATGTAAGATGCTGACACTGCATGAGGTACACAGGAGGAATATTCTCTGGTGGAACAGATGagctttttctttatcattATTCAGAGGggttctttattttttagaagTTCACTTACAGCTTGGGAGGAACCAGGATCCTTTTCAGCTTCCATCTCAAGAAACATATACTTTAGCAGCTGCTTCTAAATGAGTGAATTTGAAAACTATTTACATTGAGGACAGTAGTATCTTACTTAAACTGATGCAATTTTACTGTAAGACACATTTGTACATACAACATATTTTGAGTGGACTTGAGGGCACATACATGAAGCTTTAAATTTGTTAACAAACTGatgaatttattattttgcattcagaCAAGCAGTCTTAATTCTTTCCTCTGGACACAGGAATCTGGAAGCTGAGCTGAAATTCAGTCTGTATTTACCATGAACCAGGTATTATCCTTCCGCCTCTATCCTCTGTTTTTCAATACCCAATCTGAATACATTCCTGGCCTAAGAGATGTAGGCATTACCTCATTCAAGAATGTACTCGGTTTGAAACAAAAGACAAGTGCTTAGCAGAAACTGTGGGTAAAAGAGTGCTTGTTTACTCCAACGATTCATTAACAAACAGAATTATTGGAAGACTAAACTTTTAGacaatgccttttattttttggaagctaaattattttttaaaccactCTTTAACAGATCATTTCTGGAAATAGAGATAGAAATGGAGGTACAAAAATAACTCAGATTTCAAGCTAATGCCTAACACCATCCTTACTGTAACTAGTGAAGTATTACATTTTAGTCGGTGGAATATGTTTAAGTGTTTTTTCATGATTCGAAGAATACTTGGACATAACTACTCCAGTAGGATTAATGGAAGAATTTCACAAGTCTGGCGGTGTTTTCTTGTTCGGCATGTCcagcaacagaacaaacaaaatagtGATTTATGCTTTGTTGACTTTCTACACTACAAAAGGATTCTTTTCCCGTTTACACAAAAGGTTTGGCTTGGGGGAGTGTGTCAAAAGTTACATGTGAACTTTAATCCATGAGTTTTCTGTTCTGGGGTGGGATTTTCTGGATGGATGGGAACTTtgagtttttgtgtttttgtgttttttttttcatggggAAGGAAATGTTCCTAACTAGAAAACTATTCTGAGTAGGAGCATTCTGAAACCTGATAAATACCACCACCCAGTAGCTCCCTGCCTTTTTATCAGAGTAAGCTGAAACAATAAGTTTGTGATCACACAGCTCAGTAAATCCCACTTTAGAGCTGTTAATGCTCCGTCAGAAATGCTGCCAGACACATGATGAAAGTGCTGATCCAGAATGAATACACACTGCCAattcaaataaaggaaaatgatgaCTTAATTTTGTACTGACAGGTTTTGTGCCAGATGAGGTATCAGTGCCTCTACTGCTCAGACCTTCTGCCAGGTCAGATAATGTCTCTCCTCCCAAAGCAAGCATAAAGCCAACATAAAAGTATAAAGCTGGCACAAGCTTCATCATTCTATGCCCCAGCTGATCTGACAGAAATATGACTGTGTGCCCACACTTGATCCAGAGCAAACCTGCAGTCCTGGAGAATCCCAGCTGCGCACAAGACATGCTATTAAGTGTTGAGGTATCATCATTTCACCACATGTAGTTATACCATTGGCCGTGACATTCTGGGAATAGCTGGACTTATGGCTTTGAGGGCAGTGTAGGCAGTAGTTTCCACCTTCCCTCATCccctcttttctttgtgaacaGAAGAATTGATAGCTATCTTTGGGGAGCTTCATCCCACAGTGCTAGACATAGTTGCACAAAGTCCCTTGGAAAACACTCAGATCTACTTCAATGCAATCACTCCAGGAGAGTGGACCTTCTCCctattttcctttggaaattgATTGCTTTCCTCAGCTGGAGAAAGGGACGAAAGCCCTGAAGGCATGAAATAGGGCGATGCAAAGACTTGGATGGCCAATATTCCAGGAAGATTGGCACCAAAAATCTGACTGCAGTTCACTACACTGATAAAAATTAGTATATTCTGGTGGCACGTACACTGAGGATTTTAATAACAACCAGGTACAAAGGGGAAGCCTATCAGTACTCAGTCCACCAAAGACTAGGGGCTGACTCTGCTGACAGCACTGAGAAACATACACCACTAAAACAAACAGATCTGAAACATAATCACAAAATATCTATAAACAATTTGATGCAATGTTATTTTATACATGTATGCTGAACATCATACAAACAGCTTTCAACTCCATATGCAGCCTTATAGGGAGAATCAGAGATGCTCATCTTTGCTGACTGTTGTGGCAATATGCAGTAGAAACATTCGCCATCTTCTGTCCCCATCAGAAGTCATACGCAAAAATCCATCTACTTCACAGTTACCAATAGTACAAAGGCctaaaagaatgcaaaaaacGTCAGACGATGAGTCAATTAAATGTCTAGCACCAAACCTGGCACACTTTAGGAGTGAGAAGTGTAGCACTTTCACTGTGACTTACTTAGCAAATGCATAGTTCTGACAGCTATCTTAGAAACAGCTTTATGTAGCATCTCCATTGCAGGAGCTAACACCTGTGGTCGTTGCTCCAAATGTTAGTGAATCAAAGTCATTTACTGCTGAAAGGGATGCACCACAGCAGCAGTTTCCTTCTATCAAAGAAAGATGACATTTACACTTTGTTGTAGAAGCAAATTGCTCCTTAACCATCCTTAaccacaagaaagaaaagaaaccgaagggagggaaagaagggTGAGGGGAGAGAAAGAGACTACAAAGGGAATTAAGGAAGCTTCAAGAACCATTTACAGACTAGGCCAAGcttatgatttttaaaatttcattaatcCTTTTA
This genomic stretch from Meleagris gallopavo isolate NT-WF06-2002-E0010 breed Aviagen turkey brand Nicholas breeding stock chromosome 2, Turkey_5.1, whole genome shotgun sequence harbors:
- the DACT2 gene encoding dapper homolog 2; this translates as MLVNSTVQKQLHRLTFVNTCEHLCRPVDPLRAHSKELRLEATLTALKEQLSRLRRQDVGLKSHLDQLDQRISELKLDVSKTSSEYLDSDSRPSSGFYDLSDGGSCSLSNSCTSVYSESISSSHTSLLPSSQHPKARLSVFDYRPKSADETTVHNISFQQQGTYVSDGCRITASTDVSGTPARSRPRPVSTGDLERLIPADARFQKETDPKSSSPLCHADLHLLSVDPKFQNDLVSKNGIDVYPYPSPLHAVALQSPLFSLMGTSTEADLQASPSKPMPSVTGPTLIRTRPTTEAKPGGYINKLLQLTRCKGNNRADASERVSTKSQPATMHQRLIITPSAGGVKINSSSSQLEKQASSLESNKAEGKLQRELPEGECAKLQEAMHCVNEEQPSGSPDAEPSAVNSCYPAKSTARGSPLAEARESSLEHSSSCSQLCQEDSSLCTWSAKDIPPKKLSLKKCGSAKLANAGGQERAARGEFVHAQFVPAESHQVRVKFASSKTKAVKIKRRNSEKVLRPGKQAFYLEKVRGTHGATKLPAEWNQSHRPHGAKSLARRPSYSGDVTGRSCSESSLFPVQVRLPTVPSRPELYRASANALYSLEATCEDTANKKKQRKWQSTVEISAKTHGASLSGSFGVGAPRQPARRAGVLRTVSMRARPKSHHHGAYAKSESDHSEYSAECASLFHSTIAETSEGEVSDFTANRFGDSESSESDSDDSSNSSSLALDYDEGDESELIWPEGSVRQLVQASSKPLPPVPKICRIKASKALKKKIRRFQPASLKVMTMV